From a region of the Peromyscus leucopus breed LL Stock unplaced genomic scaffold, UCI_PerLeu_2.1 scaffold_982, whole genome shotgun sequence genome:
- the LOC114683082 gene encoding KATNB1-like protein 1, whose translation MASDTHHVKKRNFSNSIEDHPIDLPRKRISNFISKNMKEVKKSPKQLAAYISRTVGQAVKSPDKLRKVLYHKKLVRHPFPNPCYRTKQSPKSGGCDMANKENELACAGHLPENLRHDSRTFVVNASDSGSSQTESPSSKYSGFFSEVSQDHETMAQVLFSRNLRLNVALTFWRKRSISELVAYLVRIEDLGVVVDCLPVLTNSLQEEKQYISLGCCVDLLPLVKSLLQSKFEEYVIVGLNWLQAVIKRWWSELSSKSEITSDGNIKLLKQQLNGLWEQENHLTLVPGYTGNIAKDVDAYLLQLH comes from the exons ATGGCATCTGACACCCACCATGTTAAAAAACGAAACTTCTCTAATAGTATTGAGGATCATCCCATTGATCTTCCTAGAAAGAGGATCTCTAATTTCATTAGTAAGAACATGAAGGAG GTTAAGAAATCTCCAAAACAGTTGGCTGCTTACATAAGTAG AACAGTTGGACAAGCTGTGAAAAGCCCAGATAAACTGCGCAAGGTGCTCTATCACAAAAAGTTAGTTCGTCATCCCTTTCCAAATCCTTGTTACAGAACTAAGCAGTCCCCTAAAAGTGGGGGCTGTGACAtggcaaataaagaaaatgaactggCTTGTGCAGGCCATCTGCCCGAAAATTTGCGCCATGATAGTCGAACATTTGTAGTTAATGCCAGTGATTCTGGGTCTTCACAGACAGAAAGCCCATCATCAAAATATAGTGGTTTCTTTTCTGAG GTTTCTCAGGACCATGAGACAATGGCCCAAGTTCTATTCAGCAGGAATTTGAGATTGAATGTAGCTTTGACTTTCTGGAGAAAGAGAAGTATAAGTGAACTTGTAGCTTATTTAGTGAG GATAGAAGACCTTGGAGTTGTGGTAGATTGCCTTCCTGTTCTAACCAATAg TTTACAGGAAGAAAAGCAATATATCTCACTTGGCTGCTGTGTAGACTTACTGCCTCTAGTAAAATCTCTACTTCAAAGCAAATTTGAAGA atATGTAATAGTTGGCTTAAACTGGCTTCAAGCAGTAATAAAAAGGTGGTGGTCAGAACTCTCATCTAAATCAGAAATTACAAGTGATGG aaatATTAAGCTTTTAAAGCAGCAGTTGAATGGATTATGGGAACAGGAAAACCATCTTACTTTGGTTCCAGGATATACTGGTAATATAGCTAAG GACGTAGATGCTTATTTATTACAGTTACATTGA